GGCCGGTTCCTGCGCAAGACCAGCCTGGACGAGCTCCCCCAGTTGATAAATATCATAAAGGGGGAGATGAGCTTCGTGGGGCCGCGCCCGGCCCTGTTCAACCAGTTCGACCTGATGGAACTGCGCACGGCCCGGGGGATCCACCGGCTGACGCCGGGCCTGACCGGCCTGGCCCAGGTGAACGGGCGGGACGAGCTGCCGATCCCGGAGAAGGTGGAATACGACCGGGTTTACCTGGAGAAAAGGAGCTTTGGGCTGGACCTGAAGATCCTGCTGTTAACCCTGAAAAAGGTGATAACCAAAGAAGGAGTCAGCCATTGATGAATTCCGACGCCGCCAAAACATTCTGGCCGCAGCACACCAAAAGGCCGCTGTTCTTTCTGGTCTGCGACATTTTCATCCTGGCGGTCTCGCTGTACGCCGCCATCCTTTTCCGGTTTGATTTCGCCGTCCCGGAATACTACTCTCCCATGTTCCTGCGGATACTGCCCCTGATGATCGTGATCAAGCTGGCCTTTCTGGCCTACTTCGGCATCTACCGCGGCGCCTGGCAGTATGCCGGGGTCAACGACCTGGTGCAGATAGTAAAGGCGGTCACCCTCGGGTCGGTGGTGGTCTTTGCCGCCTCCAGGTTCATCATGCCGGGCTGGGTGCAGTACTCCCGGGGGGTGATGATCATAGAATGGCTGGGGGACATCATGCTGATAGGGGGCTTAAGGCTTTCGCTTAGGATGTGGAAGCAGCATCTTTCCAATTCCCAGTACAAGAAGGCGGACCGCCAGCGGATGCTGATAGTGGGGGCCGGCGACGCCGGCGAGATGGTGGCCCGGCAGCTGATGGCCCATCCCGAATACGGCAGCCTTCCGGTGGGCTTCATTGACGACGATCCGGCCAAAAAGGGCCAGCGGATCCACGGGCTGCCGGTCTTCGGCGCCCGGCCGGTGATGGACGGGGTGGTGGTGAACCAGGGGATAGACCAGGTGCTGATAGCCATTCCCTCGGCCCCGGGGCCGGTGGTCAAGGCGGTGGTGGAGCAGTGCCAGCAGGCCAAGCTAAAATTCAAGATCGTCCCCGACATCAAGAAGATCCTCTCGGGCGAAATCGGCATCAACCAGATCCGGGACATAGAGCTGGAAGATCTTTTAAGGCGGCCGGCCATCAACGTCAACCTGGAGGAGATAGCCGGGTACCTTGGCGGCAAGACCATCCTGGTGAGCGGGGCCGGCGGCTCCATCGGCTCCGAGCTCTGCCGCCAGATAGCCTCCTTTAACCCGGGAAGGCTCCTTTTGGCCGGCAAGGGCGAGAACAGCCTGTACCACATCGCCTCGGAGCTGGTCCAGAATTCCAAAACCCTGAAACTGGAGACCCTGATCTGCGACGTGGCCGACGCCGCCAGGGTGGACCGGATCTTTGAACAATACCAGCCCCAGGTGGTGTTCCACGCCGCCGCCCACAAGCACGTCCCGATGATGGAGCAGAACCCGGGCGAGGCGGTCAAGAACAACATCTTTGGCACCAAGACCCTGGCCGAGGCGGCCTGCCAGCACGGGGCCGAACGGTTCGTGCTGATCTCCACCGACAAGGCGGTGAACCCCACCAGCGTGATGGGGGCCACCAAGCGGATCTCGGAGAAGGTGGTGATGAGCCTGAACGGGAAGGGGAAGACCAAGTTTATGGCGGTGCGGTTCGGCAACGTGCTGGGCTCCAGCGGCAGCGTGGTGCCCCTGTTCAAAAAACAGATCGCGGCCGGGGGTCCTTTAACCGTCACCCATCCCGACATGGAGCGCTACTTTATGACCATTCCCGAGGCGGTGCAGCTGGTGATCCAGGCCGGGGCCATGGGCCAGGGCGGGGAGGTGTTTGTGCTGGACATGGGCCAGCCGGTGAAGATAGTGGACCTGGCCCGCGACATGATAAAACTCTCGGGGCTGACGCCCGACATCGACATCAAAATAGAGTTCACCGGACTGCGCAAGGGGGAGAAGCTTTACGAGGAGCTTTTGACCGCCGAGGAGGGGGTCAACACCACCAAGCACGCCCAGATCTTCATGGTCAAGGGCCGGCACGCCAGGCTTAATGAACTGCCGAAACTGCTGCCCCTGCTGCACAAGGCGGCCCTGACCGGGGACGAGGGCAAGGTGGTGGCGGCGATTCAGAGGGTGATACCGGGTTTTAGAAAAGACGCGGGAACGTTTGCCCACTAAAGCCCACTAAAAAGCACTAAATAGTTTAAATAATGTTTCGAGTAGTTTTGCCGCCTCAGCGGCACCCCGCCACGGGCGGTGGCGTGTATTTCGTGCCTGCGCGCTGAAGCGCGGAGTTTACACCGATGCAAGAGGTGGCGCGCAAGCGTGGGAAAGGTCCCCCGGCAACGCCGGACCCTGCAGCGCCGTAGGCGCGAAATGTTTCTAAGAACATCAAACATATGAACGGACTGAGGTCCGTAGGACCGGCATGGCAGCGTGAAGATGCGACATCCCGCCCCTACGGGGATAGAAACATCCCGCCCCTACGGGGCTACAGAATCAATGCACTATAAAAAGATCATATTAGTGGCCGGGACCAGGCCCAATTTCGTCAAGGCGGCGCCGCTGCTGAGGGCCTTTAAGGCTTTGCCCAAAGCTAAGCGGCCCAAAGTGCTGTTGCTGCACACCGGCCAGCACTACGACCACCTGATGTCCCAGATCTTTTTCCAGGACCTGGAGATCCCCCGTCCGGACATCTTCCTTAACGTCAAGTCCCGGACCCCGGCCGGGCAGGTAGACGAGATCATCGCCAAGTTCCAAAAAGTGCTGGCCGCCCAAAAGCCGGATCTGGTGATGGTGGTGGGCGATGTTACCGGGACCATGGCCTGCGCCCTGGCCGCCAAGATGTCCGGGGTCAAAGTGGCCCACGTGGAGGCCGGCCTGC
This genomic window from bacterium contains:
- a CDS encoding nucleoside-diphosphate sugar epimerase/dehydratase → MNSDAAKTFWPQHTKRPLFFLVCDIFILAVSLYAAILFRFDFAVPEYYSPMFLRILPLMIVIKLAFLAYFGIYRGAWQYAGVNDLVQIVKAVTLGSVVVFAASRFIMPGWVQYSRGVMIIEWLGDIMLIGGLRLSLRMWKQHLSNSQYKKADRQRMLIVGAGDAGEMVARQLMAHPEYGSLPVGFIDDDPAKKGQRIHGLPVFGARPVMDGVVVNQGIDQVLIAIPSAPGPVVKAVVEQCQQAKLKFKIVPDIKKILSGEIGINQIRDIELEDLLRRPAINVNLEEIAGYLGGKTILVSGAGGSIGSELCRQIASFNPGRLLLAGKGENSLYHIASELVQNSKTLKLETLICDVADAARVDRIFEQYQPQVVFHAAAHKHVPMMEQNPGEAVKNNIFGTKTLAEAACQHGAERFVLISTDKAVNPTSVMGATKRISEKVVMSLNGKGKTKFMAVRFGNVLGSSGSVVPLFKKQIAAGGPLTVTHPDMERYFMTIPEAVQLVIQAGAMGQGGEVFVLDMGQPVKIVDLARDMIKLSGLTPDIDIKIEFTGLRKGEKLYEELLTAEEGVNTTKHAQIFMVKGRHARLNELPKLLPLLHKAALTGDEGKVVAAIQRVIPGFRKDAGTFAH
- a CDS encoding sugar transferase — protein: MTGKRLFDVIFAAGLAAVLFIPMLLIGLMVRLGSRGPVLYVSERMGRDNRSFKMYKFRTMRTNAPVVATHLLARAEQYLAPGGRFLRKTSLDELPQLINIIKGEMSFVGPRPALFNQFDLMELRTARGIHRLTPGLTGLAQVNGRDELPIPEKVEYDRVYLEKRSFGLDLKILLLTLKKVITKEGVSH